From a region of the Haloferax volcanii DS2 genome:
- a CDS encoding putative ATP-dependent zinc protease translates to MSTTDDAVRVGVLSLHNSKETKAILNAVEDLGHEPVWLRRENAAVSIEDGEVTVEPEVDIIANRLLLSNTEEPAELLGLATTFNRIRPMLNEPDAVLAAIHKFATAATLANWNIQVPDALLALSNDRLNKGRERFGDVGVYKSAIGTHGGGTWKVDLTEPVNPKVGNRQAFLQRLIDRDGDRHRDLRVYIVDGDIVGAMYRYAPEGDWRTNVALGGDVLDATDEMPDEAKQTALYAAEVMEMDYVGVDLVEGDDGWFVLEANPTAGFKGLYQATGKSPAPHIAKLAIERAGGEADETRVEELSATLDDSVPSCAPNESPIIDGEAPLIGYIEEVVVNGTSGSQQTLAKSDTGATRTSIDTSLAAEIGAGPIKSMTRVKSGSLKSGKARPVVDLVIGIGGTQHTVTASVEDRSHMDYPLLLGRDILEHYRVDVRRRANADRNDSDDEEEELLEE, encoded by the coding sequence ATGTCCACCACAGACGACGCCGTGCGTGTCGGCGTGCTTTCTCTGCACAACAGTAAGGAGACGAAGGCAATCCTCAACGCGGTCGAAGACCTCGGTCACGAGCCGGTGTGGCTCCGTCGAGAGAACGCGGCGGTCAGCATCGAAGACGGCGAGGTGACAGTCGAGCCTGAGGTGGACATCATCGCGAACCGACTGCTCCTGTCGAACACCGAGGAACCCGCCGAACTCCTCGGGCTGGCGACGACGTTCAACCGCATCCGACCGATGCTCAACGAGCCGGACGCGGTTCTCGCGGCCATCCACAAGTTCGCCACGGCCGCGACGCTCGCCAACTGGAACATCCAGGTACCCGACGCGCTGCTCGCGCTCTCGAACGACCGGCTCAACAAGGGCCGCGAACGCTTCGGCGACGTGGGCGTCTACAAGTCCGCCATCGGCACCCACGGCGGCGGGACGTGGAAGGTCGACCTGACCGAGCCCGTCAACCCGAAGGTCGGTAACCGGCAGGCGTTCCTCCAGAGGCTCATCGACCGCGACGGCGACCGCCACCGCGACCTGCGCGTCTACATCGTCGACGGCGACATCGTCGGCGCGATGTACCGCTACGCCCCGGAGGGCGACTGGCGGACCAACGTCGCCCTCGGCGGCGACGTGCTCGACGCGACCGACGAGATGCCCGATGAGGCCAAGCAGACGGCGCTCTACGCCGCCGAAGTGATGGAGATGGACTACGTCGGCGTCGACCTCGTCGAGGGCGACGACGGCTGGTTCGTCCTCGAAGCCAACCCGACGGCCGGCTTCAAGGGCCTCTATCAGGCGACGGGCAAGAGCCCCGCACCGCACATCGCGAAGCTCGCAATCGAGCGCGCGGGCGGCGAGGCCGACGAGACGCGCGTCGAGGAGTTGTCGGCGACGCTCGACGACTCCGTCCCTTCGTGTGCCCCCAACGAGTCACCCATCATCGACGGCGAAGCGCCCCTCATCGGCTACATCGAGGAGGTCGTCGTCAACGGGACCAGCGGCTCCCAGCAGACCCTCGCGAAGTCCGACACCGGCGCGACCCGGACGAGCATCGACACGAGCCTCGCCGCCGAAATCGGCGCGGGGCCCATCAAGAGCATGACGCGCGTGAAGTCCGGGAGCCTCAAGAGCGGGAAGGCCCGCCCCGTAGTCGACCTCGTCATCGGTATCGGCGGCACCCAGCACACCGTGACCGCCAGCGTCGAGGACCGCTCGCACATGGACTACCCGCTGCTGCTCGGTCGCGACATCCTCGAACACTACCGCGTCGACGTGCGCCGCCGCGCCAACGCCGACCGAAACGACAGCGACGACGAGGAAGAAGAGCTCCTCGAAGAGTAA
- a CDS encoding DNA-3-methyladenine glycosylase family protein gives MSDDAYRELRADPNLGDVVDEHGPLSLDPADDPFERLVVSIVNQQLSTTAAATIRDRLFDRVEVTPEGILAVDEDVLRDCGLSNQKVGYVRNVADAFRDGLSAESLREMDDGEVVSALTEIRGVGDWTAKMFLIFVLAREDVFPVEDLGIRRGMEHVFGFEQDAVSRGEMRERAERWAPYRSYASRYLWRCVD, from the coding sequence ATGAGCGACGACGCCTACCGAGAACTCCGTGCGGACCCGAACCTCGGCGATGTGGTCGACGAACACGGCCCGCTCTCGCTCGACCCCGCCGACGACCCCTTCGAGCGACTGGTCGTCTCGATTGTCAACCAACAGCTCTCGACGACCGCGGCGGCGACGATTCGCGACCGCCTGTTCGACCGCGTCGAGGTCACCCCCGAGGGGATACTCGCCGTCGACGAGGATGTCCTGCGCGACTGCGGCCTCTCGAACCAGAAAGTTGGCTACGTCCGCAACGTCGCCGACGCGTTCCGAGACGGCCTGTCGGCCGAGTCGTTACGAGAGATGGACGACGGCGAGGTCGTCTCGGCGCTCACCGAGATTCGCGGCGTCGGTGACTGGACCGCCAAGATGTTCCTCATCTTCGTGCTCGCCCGCGAGGACGTGTTCCCGGTCGAGGACCTCGGGATTCGTCGCGGGATGGAACACGTCTTCGGGTTCGAACAGGACGCCGTCTCCCGCGGCGAGATGCGCGAGCGCGCCGAGCGATGGGCACCCTATCGAAGCTACGCCAGCCGGTATCTCTGGCGGTGCGTGGACTAA
- a CDS encoding 3-hydroxyacyl-CoA dehydrogenase/enoyl-CoA hydratase family protein, producing MNVDDVDSITVLGAGNMGHGIAEVAALAGYDVVLRDIEDEFVQQGYDKIEWSLNKLAEKDRLSQDDADAALARVSTAVDLGEAVADADVVIEAVPEKMAIKKEVYAELEEYAPDHAVFATNTSSLSITELSEVTERPERFCGMHFFNPPVRMDLVEVISGAHTADETLDLVEDLAESMGKTPVRVRKDSPGFIVNRILVPLMNEAAWIVHAGDATMAEVDATTKYDMGLPMGSFELADYVGIDVGYHVLEYMHEVLGDAYEPCPLLSEKVEEGDLGQKTGAGFYDYEDGAGAEIPHDEGSEAVKNRLLGVMANEVAGLVGNDVADPAAIDRAVKLGGRFPDGPAKMADSAGIAALVDALDELHDETGEARYEAVEYLRDLAQSGEGFYGDGGEDESGDAPAFDAIAVEVRDGVGHITLDRPHRLNTISVELMDELSEAIDLCADDDEVRTVLLTGAGDRAFSAGADVTSIAAGGGDPVEGVEISRKGQQTFGKLEELDKPVVAGIDGFCLGGGMELAMCADLRIATERSELGQPEHDLGLLPGWGGTVRLQRIVGTGRAKEIIFSADRYDAETMADYGFVNEVVENDDDFEERAFEYAKRFAQGPPVAQRYTKRAMHNGWEDTDSGLEVEAQAFGLLFTTSDLMEGVAAFTSDRDPEFTGE from the coding sequence ATGAACGTAGATGACGTCGACAGTATCACCGTGCTCGGAGCGGGCAACATGGGCCACGGCATCGCGGAGGTCGCGGCCCTCGCCGGCTACGACGTCGTCCTGCGCGACATCGAAGACGAGTTCGTCCAGCAGGGCTACGACAAAATCGAGTGGTCGCTGAACAAACTCGCCGAGAAGGACCGACTGTCGCAGGACGACGCCGACGCCGCGCTCGCCCGCGTCTCGACCGCGGTGGACCTCGGCGAGGCCGTCGCCGACGCCGACGTGGTCATCGAGGCCGTCCCCGAGAAGATGGCCATCAAAAAGGAGGTGTACGCCGAGTTGGAGGAGTACGCCCCCGACCACGCGGTGTTCGCCACCAACACCTCCAGCCTCTCCATCACCGAACTCTCCGAGGTCACGGAGCGCCCCGAGCGCTTCTGCGGGATGCACTTTTTCAACCCGCCGGTCCGCATGGACCTCGTCGAGGTCATCTCCGGCGCGCACACCGCCGACGAGACGCTCGACCTCGTCGAAGACCTCGCCGAGTCGATGGGCAAGACGCCCGTCCGCGTCCGTAAGGACAGCCCCGGCTTCATCGTGAACCGCATCCTCGTCCCGCTGATGAACGAGGCCGCGTGGATTGTCCACGCCGGCGACGCGACGATGGCCGAAGTGGACGCCACGACGAAGTACGATATGGGCCTCCCGATGGGGAGTTTCGAACTCGCCGACTACGTCGGCATCGACGTGGGCTACCACGTCCTCGAATACATGCACGAGGTGCTCGGCGACGCCTACGAACCGTGTCCGCTCCTCTCGGAGAAGGTCGAAGAAGGCGACCTCGGCCAGAAGACTGGTGCGGGCTTCTACGACTACGAGGACGGCGCGGGCGCTGAAATCCCCCACGACGAGGGGAGCGAAGCGGTCAAGAACCGACTCCTCGGCGTCATGGCGAACGAGGTCGCCGGTCTCGTCGGCAACGACGTGGCCGACCCGGCCGCCATCGACCGCGCGGTCAAACTCGGCGGACGCTTCCCCGACGGCCCGGCGAAGATGGCCGACAGCGCCGGCATCGCCGCCCTCGTCGACGCCCTCGACGAACTCCACGACGAGACCGGCGAAGCGCGCTACGAAGCCGTGGAGTACCTCCGCGACCTCGCCCAGTCGGGCGAGGGCTTCTACGGCGACGGCGGCGAGGACGAATCCGGCGACGCTCCCGCGTTCGACGCCATCGCCGTCGAGGTGCGCGACGGTGTCGGCCACATCACCCTCGACCGGCCGCACCGACTCAACACCATCAGCGTCGAACTGATGGACGAACTCTCGGAGGCAATCGACCTGTGTGCCGACGACGACGAGGTTCGAACCGTGCTCCTCACGGGAGCCGGCGACCGCGCGTTCTCCGCCGGTGCCGACGTGACCAGCATCGCCGCGGGCGGCGGCGACCCCGTCGAGGGCGTCGAAATCTCGCGGAAGGGCCAACAGACGTTCGGAAAGCTCGAGGAACTCGACAAGCCGGTCGTCGCCGGCATCGACGGCTTCTGTCTCGGCGGCGGGATGGAACTCGCCATGTGCGCCGACCTCCGCATCGCCACGGAGCGCTCCGAACTCGGCCAGCCCGAGCACGACCTCGGCCTCCTTCCCGGCTGGGGCGGCACGGTCCGCCTCCAGCGCATCGTCGGCACCGGCCGCGCGAAGGAGATTATCTTCAGCGCCGACCGCTACGACGCCGAGACGATGGCCGACTACGGCTTCGTCAACGAGGTCGTCGAGAACGACGACGACTTCGAAGAACGGGCCTTCGAGTACGCGAAGCGGTTCGCACAGGGTCCGCCGGTCGCCCAGCGCTACACCAAGCGCGCCATGCACAACGGCTGGGAAGACACTGATTCGGGACTGGAAGTCGAAGCGCAGGCGTTCGGTCTGCTGTTCACCACCTCGGACTTGATGGAGGGCGTCGCCGCCTTCACGAGCGACCGCGACCCCGAGTTCACGGGCGAGTAA
- a CDS encoding tyrosine-type recombinase/integrase, translating to MPSKSNEGAKEDTDGETAKVCKAPLVTEPARKQLNQRQVVDYKEERRSLLTWLRDIGKNPSRGKGYASDTVYNRAYRIDAFYRWVWEFEGAYTTTLTTDHADAYCRELLAGDYSDNHRANTQKALKSLFKWRQYQRGGDKWEPTITLTGAPPSRQPKDFFEKDERTALREAALEYGTVPHYNSLSADERQIWKRHLAQRFGIPVEGVNADTFERANGWKIPSLVQATLDGGLRPKEVGRARVSWVDTDNNVLRIPPEDATKSNDSWTVAIRPQTSQALQRWIGERECYDKYSGTDRLWLTRESNPYGSTSLNRLLENLCEQAEIDTTHRDLSWYSIRHSVGTLLTNERDLEAARVQLRHQSRTTTMKYDSVSTDDRRDALDRIG from the coding sequence ATGCCGTCTAAATCCAATGAAGGGGCCAAGGAGGATACAGACGGTGAGACAGCCAAAGTCTGTAAAGCGCCCCTTGTGACTGAACCTGCCCGAAAACAGCTGAATCAAAGACAGGTTGTAGACTACAAAGAAGAAAGGCGGTCATTGTTAACGTGGCTTCGAGACATAGGAAAGAACCCGTCACGGGGGAAGGGCTATGCATCAGATACAGTCTACAACCGTGCTTATCGCATCGATGCGTTCTACCGATGGGTTTGGGAATTTGAAGGGGCCTACACAACCACCCTGACGACGGACCATGCTGATGCCTACTGTCGTGAGTTACTTGCGGGTGACTACTCGGATAACCACCGTGCAAACACACAGAAAGCCCTCAAATCCCTATTCAAGTGGCGTCAATACCAACGTGGGGGTGACAAGTGGGAACCTACGATAACCCTCACAGGCGCACCACCCTCACGACAGCCTAAGGATTTCTTTGAAAAAGATGAACGAACAGCATTGCGGGAAGCCGCCTTAGAATATGGTACTGTTCCACACTACAACAGCCTTAGTGCTGATGAACGTCAGATATGGAAACGACACTTGGCCCAACGGTTCGGTATCCCCGTTGAAGGCGTCAATGCGGATACGTTTGAACGGGCAAATGGCTGGAAAATACCGTCCTTGGTACAAGCTACGTTAGACGGTGGGCTTCGACCGAAGGAAGTTGGTCGGGCAAGAGTGTCGTGGGTCGATACGGACAATAACGTCCTCCGTATTCCACCCGAGGACGCTACAAAGAGCAATGACTCTTGGACGGTCGCAATCCGACCACAAACGTCACAAGCACTACAACGGTGGATTGGTGAACGAGAGTGCTATGACAAGTATAGTGGAACAGACAGATTATGGCTAACAAGAGAGTCAAATCCATACGGTTCTACCTCCCTGAATCGACTCTTAGAAAATCTGTGTGAACAAGCTGAAATTGATACCACACACAGGGACCTAAGTTGGTACTCAATTCGGCATAGTGTCGGTACACTCCTGACTAACGAACGTGACTTAGAAGCCGCAAGAGTACAATTGCGTCACCAGTCACGGACAACGACCATGAAGTATGATTCTGTATCGACTGACGACAGACGAGACGCATTAGATAGAATCGGATAG
- a CDS encoding ISH3-like element ISH51 family transposase: MSNNQQTDDEIHEDQLLNFLVNSLDEEVALSLAENAELDAEDIYEVLVGACADGTSVSTLCKRSEDAPHENSVLYHLRTKFDLETLEQIGNTLLQKDVLDVLPQQVEVCADLHLRPYYGDEDDTDGLYHSQAKRGTTAFHAYATLYARVKNKRYTLAVRRLEDGDTASSVLAEFLGILDGLDLGVKAVYLDREFYDSKCLTLLQAHNHAYVMPIVRWGRTIKRELSEGWSRVIQHSLTAKLDGHSWTVEFPVYIDCTYQNGRYDEHGVARHGYAADAPFIDSPRDARYHYAKRFGIEASYRLSEQSIATTSTQNPVVRLLYVVVSLLLQNVWRYLHWEYVATPRRGGRRLWEWSFKEFINMVRRAAWTALAVRRAVPANRPPDDRFHR; encoded by the coding sequence GTGTCCAACAACCAGCAAACAGACGATGAAATCCACGAGGACCAGCTCCTTAACTTCCTCGTCAACTCTCTTGACGAGGAAGTTGCTCTCTCACTCGCTGAAAACGCTGAACTCGATGCTGAAGACATCTACGAGGTCCTCGTCGGCGCCTGCGCCGACGGGACCTCGGTCTCTACACTCTGCAAGAGAAGCGAAGATGCACCTCACGAAAACTCGGTTCTCTACCATCTCCGCACCAAGTTCGACCTCGAGACGCTCGAACAAATCGGGAACACGCTCCTCCAGAAAGACGTTCTCGACGTCCTTCCCCAGCAGGTGGAGGTCTGCGCAGACCTCCACCTGCGGCCCTACTACGGCGACGAAGACGATACAGACGGCCTGTATCACTCACAAGCGAAGCGTGGAACCACCGCGTTTCACGCGTACGCGACACTGTACGCACGCGTGAAGAACAAACGCTACACGCTGGCGGTGCGCCGTCTCGAAGACGGCGACACCGCCAGCAGTGTCCTCGCAGAGTTCCTCGGTATTCTCGACGGCCTTGACCTCGGTGTCAAGGCCGTCTATCTTGACCGCGAATTCTACGACAGCAAGTGTTTGACGCTGCTTCAGGCGCACAACCACGCCTACGTCATGCCGATCGTCCGCTGGGGACGGACGATCAAGCGAGAACTCTCAGAAGGGTGGAGTCGCGTGATTCAGCACAGTCTGACAGCGAAACTCGACGGTCACAGCTGGACCGTCGAGTTTCCCGTCTACATCGACTGTACCTACCAGAACGGACGGTACGACGAACATGGCGTGGCGCGTCACGGCTACGCCGCTGACGCGCCGTTCATCGACTCACCACGGGACGCTCGATACCACTACGCGAAACGCTTCGGTATCGAGGCAAGCTATCGACTCTCCGAGCAAAGTATCGCGACGACCTCGACACAAAATCCGGTCGTACGGCTGTTGTACGTCGTGGTGAGCCTGCTGTTACAGAACGTCTGGCGGTATTTGCACTGGGAGTACGTGGCGACGCCCCGCCGTGGGGGGCGTCGCCTCTGGGAGTGGTCGTTCAAGGAGTTCATCAATATGGTCCGTCGAGCAGCGTGGACGGCCCTCGCGGTGCGTCGGGCCGTCCCCGCGAACCGACCACCAGACGACCGGTTCCACCGGTAA
- a CDS encoding tyrosine-type recombinase/integrase, producing MSDLDELPVVTDASKEYLNPRQLLDYRAEREACLDWLLTFGKKPDEAKGYALGTIKTGAYRMDRFYRFVWEDEGGYTANVTHEHADAWMKHLARGNSGAAHKRNCQKSIKRLFKWRQHEHGLGEWTPDITFAADSSTNPRDYLTREERASVREAALEYGSVPNYDGLAPAERDRWKQYLAQRFEKPKSEVTPDDWDRANGWKVPSLVWTSLDAGLRPIEVERSTVGWVDTDNAVLRIPKEESSKNRDHWVVGLTSRTAQALDNWLEERETYPEYDDTDAIWLTRKSNPYGTATLAYLLRQLCDIAGIDTTHRKMSWYAIRHSVGTYMTREEDLAATQAQLRHKSPETTMKYDQVPVEDRQDALDRMG from the coding sequence ATGAGCGATCTGGACGAACTCCCGGTCGTCACCGACGCCTCGAAGGAGTACTTGAACCCCCGCCAGTTGCTCGACTACCGAGCCGAACGAGAGGCGTGTCTCGACTGGCTGCTCACCTTCGGGAAGAAACCGGACGAGGCGAAGGGCTACGCGCTCGGGACCATCAAGACGGGTGCCTACCGGATGGACCGGTTCTACCGGTTCGTCTGGGAGGACGAGGGCGGGTACACCGCGAACGTCACCCACGAGCACGCCGACGCTTGGATGAAACACCTCGCACGCGGGAACTCGGGCGCGGCACACAAACGCAACTGCCAGAAGTCGATCAAGCGCCTGTTCAAGTGGCGGCAGCACGAGCACGGTCTCGGGGAGTGGACACCGGACATTACGTTCGCCGCGGACTCCAGCACGAACCCCCGTGACTACTTAACGCGCGAGGAACGCGCGAGTGTGCGCGAAGCCGCGCTCGAATACGGATCCGTCCCGAACTACGATGGTCTCGCTCCGGCCGAGCGAGACCGGTGGAAGCAGTACCTCGCCCAGCGGTTCGAGAAACCGAAGTCCGAGGTCACGCCGGACGACTGGGACCGAGCGAACGGGTGGAAGGTCCCGTCGCTCGTCTGGACGAGCCTCGACGCCGGGCTCCGACCCATCGAGGTAGAACGCTCCACGGTCGGTTGGGTCGATACGGACAACGCGGTCCTCCGGATTCCGAAGGAGGAGAGCTCGAAGAACCGAGATCACTGGGTCGTCGGCCTCACGTCCAGGACCGCGCAGGCGCTCGACAACTGGCTCGAAGAGCGCGAGACGTACCCCGAGTACGACGACACGGACGCGATCTGGCTGACGCGGAAGTCGAACCCGTACGGCACGGCCACGCTTGCATACCTGCTGCGGCAGCTGTGTGACATCGCCGGAATCGACACGACGCACCGGAAGATGTCGTGGTACGCGATCAGACACTCCGTCGGGACGTACATGACCCGGGAGGAGGACCTCGCGGCGACGCAGGCACAGCTCCGCCACAAGAGCCCCGAGACGACGATGAAGTACGATCAGGTGCCGGTCGAGGATCGTCAGGACGCCTTAGATCGGATGGGGTAG
- a CDS encoding ISH3 family transposase, with amino-acid sequence MSKQPQQADDEIHEDQLLNFLVNSLDEEVALSLAENAELDAEDIYEVLVGACADGTSVSTLCERSEDAPHENSVLYHLRTKFDLETLEQVGNMLLQKDVLDVLPQQVEVCADLHLRPYYGDEDDTDGLYHSQAKRGTTAFHAYATLYARVKNKRYTLAVRRLEDGDTASSVLAEFLGILDGLDLGVKAVYLDREFYDSKCLTLLQAHNHAYVMPIVRWGRTIKRELSEGWSRVIQHSLTARLDGHSWTVEFPVYIDCTYQNGRYDEHGVARHGYAADAPFIDSPRDARYHYAKRFGIEASYRLSEQSIATTSTQNPVVRLLYVVVSLLLQNVWRYLHWEYVATPRRGGRRLWQWPFKEFINMIRRAAWTALATRRAVPANRPPDDRFHR; translated from the coding sequence GTGTCCAAGCAACCACAGCAAGCAGACGATGAAATCCACGAGGACCAGCTCCTTAACTTCCTCGTCAACTCTCTTGACGAGGAAGTTGCTCTCTCACTCGCTGAAAACGCTGAACTCGATGCTGAAGACATCTACGAGGTCCTCGTCGGCGCCTGCGCCGACGGGACCTCGGTCTCAACGCTCTGTGAGAGAAGCGAAGATGCACCCCACGAAAACTCCGTTCTCTACCATCTCCGCACTAAATTCGATCTAGAAACGCTCGAACAGGTTGGCAACATGCTCCTCCAGAAAGACGTTCTCGACGTCCTTCCCCAGCAGGTGGAGGTCTGCGCAGACCTCCACCTGCGGCCCTACTATGGTGACGAAGACGACACGGACGGCCTGTATCACTCACAAGCGAAGCGTGGAACCACCGCGTTCCACGCGTACGCGACGCTGTACGCACGCGTGAAGAACAAACGCTACACGCTGGCGGTGCGCCGTCTCGAAGACGGCGACACCGCCAGCAGTGTCCTCGCAGAGTTCCTCGGTATTCTCGACGGCCTTGACCTCGGTGTCAAGGCCGTCTATCTTGACCGCGAATTCTACGACAGCAAGTGTTTGACGCTGCTTCAGGCGCACAACCACGCGTACGTCATGCCGATCGTCCGCTGGGGACGGACGATCAAGCGAGAACTCTCGGAAGGGTGGAGTCGCGTGATTCAGCACAGTCTGACGGCGAGACTCGACGGTCACAGCTGGACCGTCGAGTTTCCCGTCTACATCGACTGTACCTACCAGAACGGACGGTACGACGAACATGGCGTGGCGCGTCACGGCTACGCCGCTGACGCGCCGTTCATCGACTCACCACGAGACGCTCGATACCACTACGCGAAACGCTTCGGTATCGAGGCAAGCTATCGACTCTCTGAACAAAGTATCGCGACGACCTCGACACAAAATCCGGTTGTACGGCTGCTGTACGTCGTGGTGAGCTTGCTGTTACAGAACGTGTGGCGGTATCTGCACTGGGAGTACGTGGCGACGCCCCGCCGAGGCGGGCGTCGCCTCTGGCAGTGGCCATTCAAGGAGTTCATCAACATGATCCGGCGGGCAGCGTGGACGGCCCTCGCGACGCGTCGGGCCGTCCCCGCGAACCGGCCACCGGACGACCGGTTCCACCGGTAA
- a CDS encoding IS110-like element ISHvo9 family transposase → MYLGIDLHKRYAQVAVMDLEGEIVEEVRVKNANLDDLAQRYAGSRAVIEATSNYYHVYDTLAEYLDVTVAHPGKLTLIARSDKKTDRVDAKELARLLRLNSVPQSYVPTDEIREARALVRGRQTLVEDRTKFANKIHGLLADNGITQTVKPLSVEGREFLRELSLPSPWDSLLDSYLDVVETLTEQMTQLEAAIEERAGSLKETQLLMTIPGVSYYSALLVYAELGEIDRFDGHKEVVSYMGLNPTIRESGDSRIEGGISKRGSGRVRWILVQSAYSAVYTCKDAYLSTFFHRLNRRMNSKKAIVATARKLLVSMYYMLVREEVYDPPGVSA, encoded by the coding sequence ATGTACCTCGGAATCGACCTACACAAACGATACGCACAGGTGGCAGTAATGGACCTCGAGGGCGAGATTGTCGAAGAGGTTCGCGTCAAAAACGCGAACCTCGACGACCTCGCTCAGCGATACGCTGGCTCTCGTGCAGTAATCGAGGCGACCAGCAATTACTACCACGTCTACGATACTCTCGCGGAGTACTTGGACGTAACCGTCGCTCATCCAGGCAAACTGACGCTCATCGCTCGGTCAGACAAGAAAACCGACCGCGTCGACGCGAAAGAACTCGCGCGGCTGCTCCGGCTGAACTCTGTTCCGCAGAGTTACGTTCCTACCGACGAGATTCGGGAAGCCCGCGCACTCGTGCGCGGGCGACAGACCTTGGTCGAAGATCGGACCAAGTTCGCCAACAAAATCCACGGCTTGCTCGCCGATAACGGCATCACTCAGACGGTAAAACCGCTGAGTGTCGAGGGACGAGAGTTCCTCCGGGAACTCTCGCTCCCGTCTCCGTGGGACAGTCTCTTGGACTCGTATCTCGACGTGGTCGAGACGCTAACCGAGCAGATGACTCAGTTGGAAGCGGCGATTGAGGAGCGCGCTGGGTCTCTGAAGGAGACCCAGCTGCTGATGACCATCCCCGGTGTCAGTTACTACTCCGCGTTGCTGGTCTACGCTGAACTGGGTGAGATCGATCGGTTCGACGGCCACAAAGAGGTCGTGAGTTACATGGGACTGAACCCGACGATCCGCGAGTCCGGTGACTCGCGGATCGAGGGTGGTATCTCGAAACGCGGCTCAGGACGAGTTCGCTGGATCTTGGTTCAGAGTGCGTACTCAGCCGTGTACACGTGTAAAGACGCGTATCTAAGCACGTTCTTCCACCGGTTGAATCGTCGAATGAACTCGAAAAAAGCGATCGTCGCGACGGCACGAAAACTGCTCGTCTCGATGTACTACATGCTCGTCCGAGAGGAAGTCTACGATCCACCGGGGGTGAGCGCCTGA
- a CDS encoding helix-turn-helix transcriptional regulator translates to MSDNSDPRSVEGAEIVTEHDTRSRRIVRHARENGGTTTRRDLVAKTDLTASELGERLQTLEDGGYVDQISDGDHELVVLTFRGEHLAGGYR, encoded by the coding sequence TTGAGTGATAACTCTGACCCTCGGTCGGTCGAGGGCGCGGAGATCGTCACCGAACACGATACACGAAGCAGACGAATCGTCCGACACGCGCGGGAGAACGGCGGGACGACGACCCGCAGAGACCTCGTTGCGAAGACGGATCTCACCGCGAGTGAACTCGGAGAACGCCTACAAACGCTCGAAGACGGAGGGTACGTAGACCAGATCAGCGACGGGGACCACGAACTGGTCGTGCTGACGTTCCGCGGGGAACACCTCGCCGGAGGGTACCGATGA